A window from Scheffersomyces stipitis CBS 6054 chromosome 7, complete sequence encodes these proteins:
- a CDS encoding predicted protein: MFTIFRIILIFFSIACTVLTAFAVTGSFKNERFLTNTYLVNVHLTSLNTSALINMAASGANIQKRATSTIPQVAAVWQSAQNGDISGAESSIIQTIDAAIPDISYRELGLPDVYSFSYWGYCRGYIIGDITASNNHPFDNNKVNYTWCSPAQVGFQLKPIDLFKTELNNTLNNRVNGLPAGIQTAASTYSNQLQLLLNSIGDDNLQLPGNLNENIDRLNTVTVVSFGFLLTACVLSAISVIIQLLAFFFSPNSCCLTFLNFLFQVLVLIVVLVASATATGVFFFVRGQINDHTNEFGMKSFLSINFYAFAWSAAAAALLVVLFGLLGHCCGLFGTGRRRYRAVQPPVAYDHKEDMVESDSD, translated from the exons ATGTTTaccatcttcagaatcatacttatcttcttctccattgCTTGCACTGTGCTCACTGCCTTTGCAGTGACAGGCTCATTCAAGAATGAACGGTTTTTGACCAACACCTACTTGGTCAACGTTCATCTCACTTCTTTAAATACGTCAGCTCTTATCAATATGGCAGCCTCTGGTGCGAATATTCAGAAGAGAGCTACTTCTACCATTCCACAAGTTGCTGCCG TCTGGCAATCCGCTCAAAATGGAGATATATCTGGCGCTGAACTGTCTATTATTCAAACCATTGATGCTGCAATTCCTGACATCAGCTACCGGGAATTAGGATTGCCAGATGTATACTCATTCAGTTACTGGGGTTACTGCAGAGGTTATATCATCGGAGACATAACTGCATCTAACAATCACCCtttcgacaacaacaaagtCAACTACACTTGGTGCTCTCCAGCACAAGTCGGATTTCAATTGAAACCTattgatttgttcaagacagaattgaacaacacACTTAACAACAGAGTCAACGGGCTTCCAGCAGGGATTCAGACAGCAGCCCTGACTTACAGTAACCAGTTGCAATTATTGCTTAACAGCATCGGGGACGACAACCTTCAATTGCCCGGCAATTTGAACGAGAATATTGACCGCCTTAACACTGTAACTGTGGTTTCCTTTGGCTTTCTTCTTACAGCCTGTGTTTTGTCTGCCATATCAGTAATTATCCAGTTATTggcattcttcttttcgcCCAATAGTTGTTGTCTtacattcttgaatttccTCTTCCAGGTTCTTGTTTTAATTGTAGTTTTGGTAGCTTCTGCTACTGCAACGGGggtctttttctttgttcGGGGCCAAATAAATGATCATACAAACGAATTCGGAATGAAGTCTTTCTTGTCGATCAACTTCTACGCATTTGCCTGGTCTGCCGCGGCTGCTGCATTATTGGTAGTCCTCTTCGGATTATTGGGCCATTGCTGTGGACTCTTTGGTACGGGCCGTAGAAGATACAGAGCTGTACAACCTCCAGTTGCTTACGATCACAAAGAAGACATGGTCGAAAGTGACAGTGATTGA